A section of the Saccharopolyspora gregorii genome encodes:
- a CDS encoding FAD-dependent monooxygenase, translated as MRVLVIGAGIGGLAVAKGLIDGGHDVAVFEHADALRDGGAAVTVWSNGTAALGQLGVTLEDVGRQLHSLKSITDSGRLLWEADLADVTERLGSPTIETPRRLLTGKIAAALPEHVLHFGRRCIAVTETADRVVVDFDDGASAEGDLVIGADGQRSVVRRELLGGGPARHTGWASWQGLTRSDVPVAHGHQTVNIAGRDAHCGLIPAGGGLLHWWFDLPWRQGDEALSLRDLRRMFTGWPDPVGPLLAEVGPDDLGFFPHIRHVVPRVWGGPRSTLLGDAVHAMPPAVAQAANQTLEDAWLLSHRLADVAGEPGPALRAYEQERRSRVLKVSRTAAFTSAQRSTPLQRVGRLPKWIATRSQVASLRSGSTVLRPVPA; from the coding sequence ATGCGCGTTCTCGTCATCGGAGCCGGGATCGGTGGCCTCGCCGTGGCCAAGGGTCTCATCGACGGCGGTCACGACGTCGCGGTCTTCGAGCACGCCGACGCGCTGCGCGACGGCGGCGCCGCGGTCACGGTGTGGAGCAACGGCACGGCCGCGCTGGGCCAGCTCGGCGTCACCCTGGAGGACGTGGGCCGCCAGCTGCACAGCCTGAAGTCCATCACCGACTCGGGGCGGCTGCTCTGGGAGGCGGACTTGGCCGACGTCACGGAGCGTCTCGGCTCGCCCACCATCGAAACCCCGCGCCGGCTGCTCACCGGCAAGATCGCCGCGGCGCTGCCCGAGCACGTGCTGCACTTCGGGCGGCGCTGCATCGCCGTCACCGAGACCGCCGACCGCGTCGTCGTCGACTTCGACGACGGCGCCAGCGCCGAGGGCGACCTGGTGATCGGCGCCGACGGCCAGCGCTCCGTGGTGCGCCGCGAACTGCTCGGCGGCGGGCCCGCGCGGCACACCGGCTGGGCCAGCTGGCAGGGCCTCACCCGCAGCGACGTGCCGGTGGCGCACGGGCACCAGACGGTCAACATCGCCGGCCGCGACGCGCACTGCGGCCTCATCCCCGCCGGGGGCGGCCTGCTGCACTGGTGGTTCGACCTGCCGTGGCGCCAGGGCGACGAGGCGCTGTCGCTGCGCGACCTGCGCCGGATGTTCACCGGCTGGCCCGATCCGGTGGGGCCGCTGCTCGCCGAGGTCGGACCGGACGACCTCGGCTTCTTCCCGCACATCCGGCACGTCGTCCCGCGGGTGTGGGGCGGTCCGCGCAGCACCCTGCTCGGCGACGCCGTGCACGCGATGCCGCCCGCCGTGGCGCAGGCGGCGAACCAGACCCTCGAGGACGCCTGGCTGCTGTCGCACCGGCTCGCGGACGTGGCGGGGGAACCCGGGCCCGCGCTGCGCGCCTACGAGCAGGAGCGGCGCTCCCGGGTGCTGAAGGTGTCGCGCACCGCCGCGTTCACCTCGGCGCAGCGCAGCACCCCGCTGCAGCGCGTCGGCCGGTTGCCGAAGTGGATCGCCACCCGCAGCCAGGTCGCGTCCCTGCGCTCCGGCAGCACCGTCCTGCGCCCCGTCCCGGCCTGA
- a CDS encoding MFS transporter, with product MPIALLALAIAAFGIGTTEFVMMGLLPEVASNLHVSLPDASGYISLYALGVVVGAPLLTAGGMRVRRKTMLISMMALFVVGNLASAFAPTHGTLLAARFIAGLPHGTFFGVGAVVAAGLVARDKRAQAISMMFIGLTVANIVGVPLGTLLGQALGWRFTFGVVAVIGVIALIAVALLVPQQPKPTDVSLRGELVAFKRPQVWLAFAVVVFGFAATFSFYSYIKPLLTDVTGFSPTMATALLALFGVGMTAGTIIGGRLADRAPMKTLYVFLALLAVTLTTFLVTSHSMVLTAINVFAVGLAGFAAIPSIQARILDKAKEAPALGSASIQSTFNIANSLGAYLGGLVIAGGFGLTAPSWVGAILALVGLGFALLSGWLDRAPRSGEVVASHRAEVEQAAEAPVR from the coding sequence TTGCCCATTGCCCTGTTGGCCCTGGCCATCGCAGCTTTCGGCATTGGAACCACCGAGTTCGTGATGATGGGGCTGCTGCCAGAAGTGGCCTCGAACCTGCACGTGTCGCTGCCCGACGCCAGCGGCTACATCTCGCTGTACGCCCTGGGCGTCGTCGTCGGCGCGCCACTGCTCACCGCGGGCGGCATGCGGGTGCGGCGCAAGACGATGCTGATCAGCATGATGGCCCTGTTCGTCGTCGGGAACCTGGCCTCCGCGTTCGCCCCCACCCACGGCACGCTGCTGGCGGCCCGGTTCATCGCCGGCCTGCCGCACGGCACCTTCTTCGGGGTCGGCGCCGTCGTCGCCGCCGGACTCGTCGCTCGGGACAAGCGGGCCCAGGCCATCTCGATGATGTTCATCGGCCTCACCGTCGCCAACATCGTCGGCGTGCCGCTGGGCACCCTGCTCGGGCAGGCGCTCGGGTGGCGGTTCACCTTCGGCGTCGTCGCCGTCATCGGCGTGATCGCGCTGATCGCCGTGGCGCTGCTCGTCCCGCAGCAGCCGAAGCCGACCGACGTGAGCCTGCGCGGCGAGCTCGTCGCCTTCAAGCGGCCGCAGGTGTGGCTGGCGTTCGCGGTGGTCGTGTTCGGCTTCGCCGCCACGTTCTCCTTCTACAGCTACATCAAGCCGCTGCTCACCGACGTGACCGGCTTCAGCCCCACGATGGCGACCGCGCTGCTGGCGCTGTTCGGCGTGGGCATGACCGCGGGCACCATCATCGGCGGGCGGCTCGCCGACCGGGCGCCGATGAAGACGCTGTACGTCTTCCTGGCGCTGCTGGCGGTGACGCTGACGACGTTCCTGGTGACCTCGCACAGCATGGTGCTCACCGCGATCAACGTGTTCGCGGTCGGGCTGGCCGGGTTCGCCGCCATCCCCAGCATCCAGGCGCGAATCCTGGACAAGGCCAAGGAGGCCCCGGCGCTGGGGTCGGCGAGCATCCAGTCCACGTTCAACATCGCCAACTCGCTCGGCGCCTACCTGGGCGGGCTGGTCATCGCGGGCGGCTTCGGGCTCACCGCGCCCAGCTGGGTCGGCGCGATCCTGGCGCTGGTCGGGCTCGGCTTCGCGCTGCTGTCCGGCTGGCTGGACCGCGCGCCCCGCTCCGGCGAGGTCGTGGCCTCGCACCGGGCCGAGGTCGAGCAGGCCGCGGAGGCCCCGGTCCGCTGA
- a CDS encoding acetyl/propionyl/methylcrotonyl-CoA carboxylase subunit alpha, translating to MVVEVGAEVAAGAVGPRIDAVLVANRGEIAVRVIRTLRELGIRSIAVHSDADRDARHVAEADTSVHIGPSSAAESYLSVPRVVEAALRTGAQAVHPGYGFLSENAEFARACADAGLAFIGPPAAAIEAMGDKIRAKATVTAAGVPVVPGRSEPGMTDEDLIAAARDVGYPVLLKPSAGGGGKGMRRVEDPAGLPAQIAAARRESGAAFGDDTLFVERFVARPRHIEVQVLADAHGGVVHLGERECSLQRRHQKIVEEAPSALLDEPTRDRIGQAAVAVARSVGYVGAGTVEFIVSADRPDEFFFMEMNTRLQVEHPVTELVTAVGERRGLDLVELQVRIAAGEPLPFAQQDLRIDGHAVEARVYAEDPARGFLPSGGRVLAVHEPAGVRVDSGIAAGGTVGSDYDPMLAKVIAWGPARADALRRLDAALAETAVLGVITNVAFLRALLARPEVLAGELDTGLIERNLAELTTDPVPPEVPVAAALAGLAAAEPDPSTADPWDVPGGWRLGEPAWSTWRFADAEVRLRGRASDAEVLLDGEPSRASAFLHGDLLTVTHRSRTRRYRWARDGDTTWLAADGRTWAVTEHRLLAERAERGGGSGGTVTSPMPGTVLAAEVTAGQEVRRGQTLFVVEAMKMEHTVVAPLDGTVTEVTARPGQPVALDQPLAVLAARPAEPEES from the coding sequence GTGGTGGTCGAGGTCGGCGCGGAGGTGGCCGCAGGAGCGGTCGGACCCCGGATCGACGCGGTGCTGGTGGCGAACCGGGGGGAGATCGCGGTGCGGGTGATCCGCACCCTGCGCGAGCTGGGCATCCGGTCGATCGCGGTGCACAGCGACGCCGACCGGGACGCCCGGCACGTCGCCGAAGCCGACACTTCCGTCCACATCGGACCGAGCAGTGCGGCGGAGAGCTACCTGTCGGTGCCGCGCGTCGTCGAAGCCGCGCTGCGCACCGGCGCGCAGGCCGTGCACCCCGGCTACGGGTTCCTGTCCGAGAACGCCGAGTTCGCCCGCGCCTGCGCCGACGCCGGGCTCGCCTTCATCGGCCCGCCCGCCGCCGCGATCGAGGCGATGGGTGACAAGATCCGTGCCAAGGCCACCGTCACCGCCGCCGGCGTGCCCGTCGTCCCCGGCCGCAGCGAACCCGGCATGACCGACGAGGACCTGATCGCCGCCGCCCGCGACGTCGGCTACCCGGTGCTGCTCAAACCGTCCGCGGGCGGCGGCGGCAAGGGCATGCGCCGCGTCGAGGACCCCGCCGGCCTGCCCGCGCAGATCGCCGCCGCCCGCCGCGAATCCGGCGCCGCGTTCGGCGACGACACACTGTTCGTGGAGCGGTTCGTCGCCCGTCCCCGGCACATCGAGGTGCAGGTCCTCGCGGACGCGCACGGCGGCGTCGTGCACCTCGGCGAACGGGAGTGCAGCCTGCAGCGCAGGCACCAGAAGATCGTCGAAGAGGCCCCGTCGGCGCTGCTCGACGAGCCCACCCGGGACCGGATCGGGCAGGCCGCCGTCGCCGTGGCGCGGTCCGTCGGCTACGTGGGCGCCGGCACCGTCGAGTTCATCGTCTCCGCCGACCGGCCCGACGAGTTCTTCTTCATGGAGATGAACACGCGCCTCCAGGTCGAGCACCCCGTCACCGAACTCGTCACCGCCGTCGGCGAGCGCCGCGGCCTGGACCTCGTCGAGCTGCAGGTGCGGATCGCCGCCGGGGAACCGCTGCCGTTCGCCCAGCAGGACCTGCGCATCGACGGGCACGCGGTCGAGGCCCGCGTCTACGCCGAAGACCCGGCGCGCGGCTTCCTGCCCAGCGGCGGCAGGGTGCTGGCCGTGCACGAACCGGCCGGGGTCCGGGTCGACTCGGGCATCGCGGCGGGCGGCACCGTCGGCTCCGACTACGACCCGATGCTCGCCAAGGTGATCGCCTGGGGCCCGGCGCGCGCCGACGCGTTGCGCAGGCTCGACGCCGCGCTCGCCGAGACCGCGGTGCTCGGGGTGATCACCAACGTGGCGTTCCTGCGGGCGCTGCTGGCCCGGCCCGAGGTGCTGGCCGGGGAACTCGACACCGGGCTCATCGAGCGGAACCTGGCCGAGCTCACCACCGACCCGGTGCCGCCCGAGGTGCCGGTGGCCGCCGCGCTCGCCGGCCTCGCCGCCGCCGAACCGGACCCGAGCACTGCGGACCCGTGGGACGTGCCCGGCGGCTGGCGGCTCGGCGAACCGGCGTGGAGCACCTGGCGCTTCGCCGACGCCGAGGTGCGGTTGCGCGGCCGGGCCTCCGACGCGGAAGTGCTGCTCGACGGCGAACCGAGCCGGGCGAGCGCGTTCCTGCACGGCGACCTGCTCACCGTCACCCACCGCTCCCGCACCCGCCGGTACCGCTGGGCGCGGGACGGCGACACCACCTGGCTCGCCGCGGACGGGCGCACCTGGGCCGTCACCGAGCACCGGCTGCTGGCCGAACGCGCGGAACGCGGCGGCGGCTCCGGCGGCACCGTCACCAGCCCGATGCCGGGCACGGTGCTCGCCGCCGAGGTCACCGCGGGCCAAGAGGTCCGCAGAGGACAGACGTTGTTCGTGGTGGAGGCGATGAAGATGGAGCACACCGTCGTCGCCCCGCTGGACGGGACCGTCACCGAGGTCACCGCCCGCCCCGGCCAGCCGGTCGCGCTCGACCAGCCGCTCGCCGTGCTCGCCGCCCGTCCCGCCGAACCCGAGGAGAGCTGA
- a CDS encoding SACE_7040 family transcriptional regulator, with amino-acid sequence MTGPATERPNRRAQLLDAAAELFARYGFHGVGMDDIGRAVGISGPALYRHFRGKDAMLAEMLTGISDRLLDAGRSRADATADPRLALDELVRRHVEFALTNPALITVHLRDLDSLATAERHRVREAQRGYVEVWVDVLLRTRPELDRATARASVHAVLGLINSTPYSTHLDRTDMAELLHRMAIAALS; translated from the coding sequence ATGACCGGACCGGCCACCGAACGCCCGAACCGCCGCGCGCAGCTCCTCGACGCGGCGGCCGAGCTGTTCGCCCGCTACGGCTTCCACGGCGTCGGCATGGACGACATCGGGCGGGCCGTCGGCATCTCCGGACCCGCGCTGTACCGGCACTTCCGCGGCAAGGACGCGATGCTCGCCGAAATGCTCACCGGCATCAGCGACCGGCTGCTCGACGCCGGGCGCAGCCGCGCGGACGCCACCGCGGACCCGCGGCTGGCCCTGGACGAGCTGGTGCGCAGGCACGTCGAGTTCGCCCTCACCAACCCCGCGCTGATCACCGTGCACCTGCGGGACCTGGACAGCCTCGCCACCGCGGAGCGGCACCGGGTGCGCGAGGCGCAGCGCGGCTACGTCGAGGTGTGGGTGGACGTGCTGCTGCGGACCCGGCCGGAACTCGACCGGGCGACCGCGCGGGCCTCGGTGCACGCGGTGCTCGGACTGATCAACTCCACGCCGTACAGCACCCACCTCGACCGCACCGACATGGCGGAACTGCTGCACCGGATGGCCATCGCCGCGTTGAGCTGA
- a CDS encoding carboxyl transferase domain-containing protein, with protein sequence MDAPVLTSALDVAADRPARFAAEHAALVADLDARLAEARLGGPEKSRRRHVERGKLLPRDRVDALLDRGSPFLELSPLAAHELYDGDAPSAGIITGIGRVAGRECVIVANDATVKGGTYYPMTVKKHLRAQEVALHNNLPCLYLVDSGGAFLPRQDEVFPDREHFGRIFYNQATMSARGIPQIAAVLGSCTAGGAYVPAMSDEAVIVREQGTIFLGGPPLVKAATGAEVTAEELGGGDLHSRTSGVTDHLAEDDADALRIVRSIVGTLGPCSPRPWDVRPVEEPLVSPDDLYAAVPTDSRTPYDVHEVIARIVDGSRFQEFKRDYGTTLVTGFARLHGHPVGIVANNGILFGESALKGAHFVQLCDKRSIPLVFLQNISGFMVGQEYEASGIAKHGAKMVTAVACARVPKFTVVIGGSFGAGNYSMCGRAYSPRFLWMWPNARISVMGGEQAASVLATVRRDQFDARGEDWPAEAEDEFKQPIRDQYEAQGHPYYSTARLWDDGVIDPKQTRSVLGLALSAAANAPLEPVGYGVFRM encoded by the coding sequence GTGGATGCACCCGTCCTGACCAGCGCGCTCGACGTCGCGGCCGACCGGCCCGCGCGGTTCGCCGCCGAGCACGCCGCGCTCGTCGCCGACCTCGACGCCCGGCTCGCCGAAGCACGCCTCGGCGGTCCGGAGAAGTCCCGGCGCAGGCACGTCGAACGCGGCAAGCTGCTGCCCAGGGACCGGGTGGACGCGCTGCTCGACCGCGGATCCCCCTTCCTGGAGCTCTCGCCGCTGGCCGCCCACGAGCTCTACGACGGCGACGCCCCCTCGGCCGGGATCATCACCGGCATCGGCCGCGTCGCCGGCCGCGAATGCGTGATCGTCGCCAACGACGCCACCGTCAAGGGCGGCACGTACTACCCGATGACGGTGAAGAAGCACCTGCGCGCCCAGGAGGTCGCGCTGCACAACAACCTGCCGTGCCTGTACCTGGTGGACTCCGGCGGTGCGTTCCTGCCCAGGCAGGACGAGGTGTTCCCGGACCGCGAGCACTTCGGCCGGATCTTCTACAACCAGGCCACCATGTCCGCCCGCGGCATCCCGCAGATCGCGGCCGTGCTCGGTTCCTGCACCGCGGGCGGCGCCTACGTCCCCGCGATGAGCGACGAAGCGGTGATCGTGCGCGAGCAGGGCACCATCTTCCTCGGCGGCCCGCCGCTGGTGAAGGCCGCGACCGGCGCCGAGGTCACCGCGGAGGAGCTCGGCGGCGGCGACCTGCACTCCCGCACCTCCGGGGTCACCGACCACCTCGCCGAGGACGACGCGGACGCGCTGCGCATCGTGCGCTCCATCGTCGGCACCCTCGGCCCGTGCAGCCCGCGGCCCTGGGACGTGCGGCCCGTCGAGGAACCGCTGGTGTCGCCCGACGACCTCTACGCGGCCGTGCCCACCGACAGCCGCACCCCCTACGACGTGCACGAGGTCATCGCCCGGATCGTCGACGGCAGCCGGTTCCAGGAGTTCAAGCGGGACTACGGCACGACGCTGGTCACCGGGTTCGCCCGGCTGCACGGGCACCCGGTGGGGATCGTGGCGAACAACGGCATCCTGTTCGGCGAGTCCGCGCTCAAGGGCGCGCACTTCGTGCAGCTGTGCGACAAGCGCTCGATCCCGCTGGTGTTCCTGCAGAACATCTCCGGGTTCATGGTCGGCCAGGAGTACGAGGCGAGCGGCATCGCCAAGCACGGCGCGAAGATGGTCACCGCCGTCGCCTGCGCGCGCGTGCCCAAGTTCACCGTGGTCATCGGCGGCTCGTTCGGCGCGGGCAACTACTCGATGTGCGGGCGGGCGTACTCGCCGCGGTTCCTGTGGATGTGGCCGAACGCGCGGATCTCGGTGATGGGCGGGGAGCAGGCCGCCTCGGTGCTGGCCACCGTGCGCCGCGACCAGTTCGACGCGCGCGGCGAGGACTGGCCGGCCGAGGCCGAGGACGAGTTCAAGCAGCCGATCCGGGACCAGTACGAGGCGCAGGGACACCCGTACTACTCGACGGCCCGGTTGTGGGACGACGGCGTGATCGACCCGAAGCAGACCAGGTCCGTGCTGGGCCTGGCGCTGTCGGCGGCGGCGAACGCGCCGCTGGAGCCGGTCGGCTACGGCGTCTTCCGGATGTGA
- a CDS encoding acyl-CoA dehydrogenase family protein has translation MIDHRLGDEHEALRDSVRAFARKEVAPVIGDYYEREAFPYPLVRTMGSMGLFGLPIAEEHGGMGGDYFALCLALEELARVDSSLAITLEAGVSLGAMPIARFGDEEQRRTWLPKLCTAEVLGAFGLTEPGGGSDAGATRTTAVLDGDQWVLNGSKAFITNSGTDITGFVTVTAVTGSKPDGGKEISTIIVPSGTPGFHVAPKYSKVGWNASDTHELSFDDCRVPAANLLGERGRGYAQFLSILSEGRVAIAALGTGLAQGCVDECLRYAGEREAFGHRIGEYQAIQFKIADMELRAGNARLAYYDAASRMLRGEPFRKQAALAKLTSSDAAMDNARDATQIFGGYGFMNETPVGRFYRDAKILEIGEGTSEVQRMLIARELGL, from the coding sequence ATGATCGACCACCGCCTGGGCGACGAGCACGAAGCCCTCCGCGACTCGGTGCGCGCCTTCGCCCGCAAGGAGGTCGCCCCCGTCATCGGCGACTACTACGAACGCGAGGCCTTCCCGTACCCGCTGGTGCGCACCATGGGCTCGATGGGCCTGTTCGGGCTGCCCATCGCCGAGGAGCACGGCGGCATGGGCGGCGACTACTTCGCGCTGTGCCTCGCGCTCGAAGAGCTCGCCAGGGTCGACTCCTCGCTGGCGATCACCCTCGAAGCCGGGGTGTCGCTGGGCGCCATGCCCATCGCCCGCTTCGGCGACGAGGAGCAGCGCCGCACCTGGCTGCCGAAGCTGTGCACCGCCGAGGTCCTCGGCGCGTTCGGGCTCACCGAACCCGGCGGCGGTTCCGACGCCGGCGCCACCCGCACCACCGCCGTCCTCGACGGCGACCAGTGGGTGCTCAACGGCTCCAAGGCGTTCATCACCAACTCCGGCACCGACATCACCGGCTTCGTCACCGTCACCGCCGTCACCGGCAGCAAGCCCGACGGCGGCAAGGAGATCTCCACCATCATCGTGCCGTCCGGCACCCCCGGGTTCCACGTCGCGCCGAAGTACTCCAAGGTCGGCTGGAACGCCTCCGACACCCACGAGCTGTCCTTCGACGACTGCCGGGTGCCCGCGGCGAACCTGCTCGGCGAACGCGGGCGCGGCTACGCGCAGTTCCTGTCCATCCTCAGCGAGGGCCGCGTCGCGATCGCCGCGCTCGGCACCGGGCTCGCCCAGGGCTGCGTCGACGAATGCCTGCGGTACGCGGGTGAGCGGGAGGCGTTCGGCCACCGCATCGGCGAGTACCAGGCCATCCAGTTCAAGATCGCGGACATGGAGCTGCGGGCCGGCAACGCCCGGCTCGCCTACTACGACGCGGCGTCCCGGATGCTGCGCGGCGAACCGTTCCGCAAGCAGGCGGCGCTGGCCAAGCTCACCTCCTCGGACGCCGCGATGGACAACGCGCGGGACGCCACCCAGATCTTCGGCGGCTACGGGTTCATGAACGAGACGCCCGTCGGCCGCTTCTACCGGGACGCGAAGATCCTGGAGATCGGCGAGGGCACCAGCGAGGTCCAGCGGATGCTCATCGCCCGGGAACTGGGTCTCTGA
- the ctaD gene encoding aa3-type cytochrome oxidase subunit I: MATLRARPSPIPTRPSSTPGSGKSPKFVSWARTTDPKAIGKLYLATAFGFFIIGGAMALLIRGELAQPGLQFLSQEQYNQLFTMHGTIMLLLFATPIVFGFSNIILPLQIGAPDVAFPRLNAFSYWLFLFGGLMVLSGLLLPGGAADFGWTAYAPLSRSTYSAGLGGDLWITGLLVSGLGTILGGVNMITTTVCMRAPGMTMWRMPMFTWNILVTSVLILMAFPVLTAALFGLLADRHFGAHVFDPATGGAIAYQHLFWFFGHPEVYIVALPFFGIVTEIFPVFSRKPLFGYIGLVFATLLIGVLSVVVWAHHMFATGSVLLPFFSFTTFLIAVPTGVKFFNWIGTMWKGQLTFETPMLFALGFLATFLLGGLTGVLLAAPPLDFHVHDTYFVVAHFHYVLFGTIVFAVFGGMYFWFPKMTGRMMDERLGKLHFWLTFLGFHTTFLVQHWLGGAGMPRRYADYLPSDGFTGMNVASTVGAFILGASMLPFLWNVFKSSRYGTVANVDDPWGHGNSLEWATSCPPPRHNFAELPRIRSPRPAFELHYPHMLDRLETEAYVGEAPRELSSKDE, translated from the coding sequence ATGGCCACCTTGCGCGCACGGCCGTCGCCGATCCCGACGCGCCCGTCCAGCACCCCCGGCTCCGGGAAGTCCCCGAAGTTCGTGAGCTGGGCGCGCACCACCGACCCGAAGGCCATCGGCAAGCTCTACCTGGCCACCGCGTTCGGATTCTTCATCATCGGCGGCGCGATGGCGCTGCTCATCCGCGGCGAACTGGCCCAGCCCGGGCTGCAGTTCCTCTCCCAGGAGCAGTACAACCAGCTGTTCACCATGCACGGCACGATCATGCTGCTGCTGTTCGCGACGCCGATCGTCTTCGGCTTCTCGAACATCATCCTGCCGCTGCAGATCGGCGCGCCGGACGTGGCGTTCCCGCGGCTCAACGCCTTCTCCTACTGGCTGTTCCTGTTCGGCGGCCTGATGGTCCTCAGCGGCCTGCTGCTGCCGGGCGGCGCCGCGGACTTCGGCTGGACCGCGTACGCGCCGCTGTCCCGGTCCACCTACAGCGCGGGTCTCGGCGGCGACCTGTGGATCACGGGTCTGCTGGTCAGCGGGCTGGGCACCATCCTCGGCGGGGTCAACATGATCACGACGACGGTGTGCATGCGGGCGCCCGGCATGACGATGTGGCGGATGCCGATGTTCACCTGGAACATCCTGGTCACCAGCGTGCTGATCCTGATGGCGTTCCCGGTGCTGACCGCGGCGCTGTTCGGGCTGCTGGCGGACCGGCACTTCGGGGCGCACGTGTTCGACCCGGCCACCGGCGGGGCCATCGCCTACCAGCACCTGTTCTGGTTCTTCGGGCACCCGGAGGTCTACATCGTGGCGCTGCCGTTCTTCGGCATCGTCACCGAGATCTTCCCGGTGTTCAGCCGCAAACCCCTGTTCGGCTACATCGGGCTGGTGTTCGCGACGCTGCTCATCGGGGTGCTGTCGGTGGTGGTGTGGGCGCACCACATGTTCGCCACCGGGTCGGTGCTGCTGCCGTTCTTCTCGTTCACCACGTTCTTGATCGCGGTACCGACCGGGGTGAAGTTCTTCAACTGGATCGGAACGATGTGGAAGGGCCAGCTGACCTTCGAGACGCCGATGCTGTTCGCGCTCGGGTTCCTGGCGACGTTCCTGCTCGGCGGGCTCACCGGGGTGCTGCTGGCGGCGCCGCCGCTGGACTTCCACGTGCACGACACGTACTTCGTGGTGGCGCACTTCCACTACGTGCTGTTCGGCACCATCGTGTTCGCGGTGTTCGGCGGGATGTACTTCTGGTTCCCGAAGATGACCGGCCGGATGATGGACGAGCGCCTCGGCAAGCTGCACTTCTGGCTGACGTTCCTCGGCTTCCACACCACGTTCCTGGTGCAGCACTGGCTGGGCGGGGCGGGCATGCCGCGGCGCTACGCCGACTACCTGCCGAGCGACGGGTTCACCGGGATGAACGTGGCCTCGACGGTGGGGGCGTTCATCCTGGGCGCCTCGATGCTGCCGTTCCTGTGGAACGTGTTCAAGAGCTCCCGGTACGGGACGGTGGCGAACGTGGACGACCCGTGGGGGCACGGCAACTCGCTGGAGTGGGCGACGTCCTGCCCGCCACCGCGGCACAACTTCGCCGAGCTCCCGCGCATCCGCTCGCCCCGGCCCGCGTTCGAGCTGCACTACCCGCACATGCTGGACCGGCTGGAAACCGAGGCGTACGTCGGCGAAGCGCCGCGCGAACTGTCCTCGAAGGACGAATGA
- a CDS encoding aldo/keto reductase, with product MTQVPNLTLNTGAEIPQLGFGVFQVPPDEVIEPVATAIEAGYRSIDTAAAYGNEEGVGKAIADSGVRREDLFVTTKLGNDQQGYDSTLKAFDDSLTKLGLDYVDLYLIHWPAAGQDKYVDTWRAFEKLHGEGRAKSIGVSNFQIPHLRRLFEETDVVPALNQIELHPNLQQGDLRAFHREHGILTEAWSPIGQGKGLLDDPTLGSLAEKYGKSPAQIVLRWHVQLGNVVIPKSATPSRIRENIQVFDFELADDDLAVIAGLDTGTRVGPDPDAFGA from the coding sequence ATGACCCAGGTTCCGAACCTCACGCTCAACACCGGCGCGGAGATCCCGCAGCTCGGGTTCGGCGTCTTCCAGGTGCCGCCGGACGAAGTGATCGAACCGGTGGCCACCGCGATCGAGGCCGGGTACCGCAGCATCGACACCGCGGCCGCCTACGGCAACGAGGAAGGCGTCGGCAAGGCCATCGCCGACTCGGGTGTGCGGCGCGAGGACCTGTTCGTCACCACCAAGCTGGGGAACGACCAGCAGGGCTACGACAGCACGCTGAAGGCGTTCGACGACAGCCTCACCAAGCTCGGCCTGGACTACGTCGACCTGTACCTGATCCACTGGCCCGCAGCCGGGCAGGACAAGTACGTCGACACGTGGCGGGCGTTCGAGAAGCTGCACGGCGAGGGCCGCGCCAAGTCCATCGGCGTGTCGAACTTCCAGATCCCGCACCTGCGTCGCCTGTTCGAGGAGACCGACGTGGTGCCCGCGCTGAACCAGATCGAGCTGCACCCGAACCTGCAGCAGGGCGACCTGCGCGCGTTCCACCGCGAGCACGGCATCCTCACCGAGGCGTGGAGCCCGATCGGCCAGGGCAAGGGCCTGCTGGACGACCCGACGCTGGGTTCGCTGGCCGAGAAGTACGGCAAGAGCCCGGCGCAGATCGTGCTCCGCTGGCACGTGCAGCTGGGCAACGTGGTGATCCCGAAGTCGGCGACGCCGTCGCGCATCCGGGAGAACATCCAGGTGTTCGACTTCGAGCTCGCCGACGACGACCTGGCGGTCATCGCGGGCCTGGACACCGGTACCCGCGTCGGCCCGGACCCGGACGCCTTCGGCGCCTGA